In the Mytilus galloprovincialis chromosome 10, xbMytGall1.hap1.1, whole genome shotgun sequence genome, one interval contains:
- the LOC143049207 gene encoding uncharacterized protein LOC143049207, with protein MLSYPSNPELHVLYDSAPPQLLSSVQYYKTKMEELPDFDIGGGEKLTEMESYDDEDLLGWLFKDDLQNIELVELNIAPENPGMAPQQQPQAPSQIPLAPKPVEVERPTVSGLQKSQKRFKTVTPEELKDLQDSRQAKSTKQNTKWGVKVFQEWCMEALDQVFDFATTETEELNNVLAKFYAEATPKFSEKRGKEMSTAQSKEYHKNSMKNIRAAINRHIHDLDRDIDIVRDKEFRKANETLDGKLKKNLEKGLSRPTKHKQIITMNDLEKINSYLYSSDGPIILRFRVWYNIAMHFVTRGIEFHQQLQKKSFEFHFDENNREYACLSHEMKQKNWQGGLDSGETINDKRMYSCEGDRCPVASLKILILKTDPDATSLFNHINKDALSSKTPHVLQLWYTNTSVKSYQFTRFMADVSKNSSCSMMYTAHCLRATAIQAMSDAGFEIRHIMYMSGHRNEASVRSYSRDCSTLQKKSMSDTLSTLSTGRAPPQTGMPTPMAVQNNPASDSVISVLAARDTPNVNTMNAALSSNNFMSSGFISNSAFHNCTFQINNPQ; from the exons atgctATCCTACCCATCTAACCCCGAACTACATGTACTGTATGACTCCGCCCCACCCCAACTCCTGTCGTCTGTTCAATACTATAAGACAAAAATGGAAGAGTTGCCGGATTTCGACATTGGTGGGGGCGAAAAGTTGACTGAAATGGAGTCGTACGATGACGAAGATTTATTGGGATGGTTGTTCAAAGATGACCTGCAAAATATTGAACTTGTTGAGCTTAACATTGCTCCAGAAAACCCTGGAATGGCACCACAACAGCAGCCACAGGCCCCATCGCAGATTCCGTTGGCACCAAAGCCGGTTGAAGTTGAAAGGCCTACAGTTTCTGGGCTTCAAAAATCACAGAAACGATTTAAAACAGTTACCCCAGAAGAACTGAAGGACCTGCAAGACAGTCGACAAGCTAAGTCAACCAAGCAAAACACGAAATGGGGAGTCAAAGTTTTCCAAG aaTGGTGCATGGAAGCCCTGGATCAAGTATTTGATTTCGCGACTACTGAAACAGAAGAATTAAACAATGTTTTGGCTAAATTTTACGCAGAGGCAACCCCAAAATTTTCCGAAAAAAGAGGCAAGGAAATGTCAACTGCCCAGTCAAAAGAATATCacaaaaattcaatgaaaaacatAAGGGCAGCAATCAACCGACACATTCATGATTTAGATAGGGATATTGATATCGTTCGCGATAAAGAATTTAGGAAGGCGAATGAAACTCTTGAtggaaaattaaagaaaaacctCGAAAAAGGTCTCTCCCGTCCAACAAAACATAAACAGATAATAACCATGAATGATTTGGAAAAGATAAATTCTTACCTGTACTCGTCTGATGGTCCAATAATCCTAAGATTCCGTGTTTGGTATAATATTGCTATGCATTTTGTGACCCGTGGGATAGAGTTTCATCAACAACTTCAGAAAAAATCGTTTGAATTCCACTTTGATGAAAACAATCGTGAATATGCCTGTTTGTCACatgaaatgaaacagaaaaatTGGCAAGGAGGATTAGACTCGGGAGAAACTATTAATGACAAACGCATGTATTCATGTGAAGGCGACCGCTGCCCAGTTGCTTCATTGAAAATTCTGATTTTGAAAACTGATCCTGATGCAACTTCACTTTTTAATCATATTAATAAAGATGCGTTGTCGTCCAAAACTCCACACGTTTTACAACTATGGTACACTAACACATCGGTCAAATCTTACCAATTCACTAGATTCATGGCAGATGTGTCGAAAAATTCCTCCTGTAGTATGATGTACACAGCTCATTGTCTCCGGGCAACAGCGATCCAAGCAATGAGTGACGCTGGCTTCGAAATCCGTCATATTATGTATATGAGCGGTCACCGGAATGAGGCGTCTGTACGAAGCTACAGTCGGGACTGTTCTACCCTACAAAAGAAATCCATGAGCGACACACTTTCAACACTATCCACAGGACGCGCACCGCCTCAGACTGGGATGCCAACGCCGATGGCTGTACAAAACAATCCTGCCAGTGACAGTGTGATCTCAGTTTTGGCGGCCCGTGACACTCCAAACGTAAACACTATGAATGCGGCCTTGTCGTCAAACAACTTCATGTCGTCTGGCTTTATTTCTAACTCAGCTTTCCATAACTGCACATTTCAAATCAATAATCCACAGTAA